In the Clostridium gelidum genome, GATTACAATATGAAAATATCAGAGAATTCATTATTAGATCAAGGCAAACTTTCAGATCATGCTAAAGTCATAATTAAAGATGCACTTAATGATGGAACTAAGTATATTCATGTAGCAGGAGCTGATATTTTAACTTATAGTGTTATTAATTATTTGAATGATATTGATAGAAATGATGTCTCCCTTTCTTGTTGTAATAACTTTAAAATGTGCTGTGGAGAAGGTATTTGTGGAGCGTGTACATCGAGATTCTCAGGGCATAGAGTCAAAAGATTCTGCAAAGAACAGGCTGACCCAAGAAGTATTTTTGAAGGGAGAAGATTTATATGAAAGTTGTTATTATTGGTGGAGGTTGGTCTGGAGTAGCGGCAGCTATTTCAAGCAAAAAGGCTGGAGCAGATGTTACTGTAATAGAAAAAACAGATCTTCTACTTGGACTTGGTAATGTTGGTGGAATAATGAGGAATAATGGAAGATATACTGCATCAGAAGAGCTTATAGCACTCGGTGGTGGAGAATTAATAGAAATTACGGATAGAGTTTCAACTCATACAAATATAGAGTTTCCAGGTCATAAGCACGCTACATTATATAATGTTAATATGATTGAAGGTGAGGTTAGTAAATATTTAACAACACTCGGTATAAATTTAATGATGGAAAGTAGAGTAAATAATGTAAAGTTTGAAAAGGGAAAAATTAAAGGTGTATATCTTAGTGATGATACTTATATAATTGGTGATGTTTTTATTGAAACTACTGGTACAACAGGGCCAATGGGGAATTGCTTGCGTTATGGTAATGGTTGCTCTATGTGTGTTTTAAGATGTCCTTCCTTTGGCCCTAGAATAAGTATTAGCGGACGTTGTGGCGTATCAGATATTCAAGGTGAAACAAACAACGATGCTCTAGGTGCTATGTCAGGTTCATGTAAATTAGCAAAGGAAAGCTTATCAAAGGAATTAAGAAATGAGTTAGATTCCAAAGGTGTTGTTGTGTTAAAAGTTCCATTGGAAGATGTGAATTATGATAAATTAAGCACTAAGGTATGTCAACAATATGCATTGAAGGAATTTGCGGAAAATATAATTTTGTTAGATACTGGACATGCTAAGTTAATGACGACCTATTATCCATTGCATAAATTAAGAAAAATAAAAGGATTAGAAAATGCAAAATATGTTGATCCATATGCAGGTAGTAAAGGAAATTCCATCAGATATTTATCAGTTGCACCGAGGACAAATGATTTAAAAGTTACAGGAGTAGATAATTTGTTTTGCGCAGGTGAAAAAAGCGGATTATTTGTTGGGCACACAGAGGCAATTTGTACTGGAACTTTAGCTGGACACAATGCCGTAAGATTAGCTTTAGGATTGCCACTTTTAATACTTCCTTCATCCATTGCTATTGGGGATTTGATAACTTATGCAAACGAAAAGGCTAGAACCAGAGAAGGAAGAAAGGACAGGTATACTTTTGCTGGATCAAGTTATTTTAAAAGGATGAAAGAACTTAATCTTTATACCACTGATATAAATGAAATTAGAGAAAAGATTAAAAAAATTAATTTGGATAATATTTTCAATCAAAAATTATGTTAATATAAAACTTACTGTATTAAGCTACCTATTATATAGGTAGCTTTTGAATTAAGGGAAAAAAGCATGTAACTATATTAAATATGACAGTGCAATTATGTTTATGTAGAAATATAATTAATAAACCAGTTATATTCATATGTTTTTATAGGTACGAATAATATGGTCAAACATTTTCTTTACGGCAGGTGCCATAAACATTTTATTTAAAGTAGTTATTCCGATGATTCTATATTCACGTGGCTCTACTCTATATACATCTACATTATGAGTTTGGTTTTTCATCACGAGCTCTGGCATAATGCAAATCCCAAAACCACTTTCAACCATTGCGATAGTGGATTGGTCATCAACTACATGACAGGTGGATAGCGCATTTAGTTTATATTTTTGAAAAAAATTATTGATGTCGGCGTCACAGCCTTCTCTTTGATAAACAAAATGCTGTCCGCGTATATCGTCGATCGTTATGTAGTCTTTATTTTTAGGGCGAAAGCTTTTTGGAACTACACATACAAGTGGATCTTTATATAATGGCATAATTTGCAGGTGATCTGCACTTGAAGTAGATAAAAACCCAATATCAACTAGCCCATTTCTTATCCAACCTGAAACGTCATTATAATTTCCTTGATATAGTTCTATAGTAATACTCGGATATAATTCTTGGAATGAGCTTACAATATGTGGTATCCAATTTGTACACACACTGTTAAATGTACCAAGTTTTATAGTTCCTTTCTCCAATCCATTTAATAAGGAAATTTCCTGTTTTAAATGTTCTTCACTATTAAGAACTGTTTGAATATGAGGTAATAGGTTTTCTCCATAGCCAGTTAATTGTATACCTGTTTTATTTCTAATAAATAGAGGAAACCCCAATTCTTTTTCTAGACTTGAAATAGAGTGGCTTATGGCAGAAGGAGTTAAATGTAAAATTTCAGCAGCGCTCTGAAAACTATTTTGATCTACGACGGTTTTAAATATTTCATATGATGATAATGACATAATTCTAATATCTCCTTTCAAAACATACATGAAAATTATTCAACATAAGAATGAAAAAAATGAATTTTACTTATGTAAGTAATAGTAATATACTGATTTAAGATAGTCAATATATTCTATGGATGGAGGAGAGATTATGAGAATTGCAGTTTTAGGTGCAGGAGCAATGGGAAGTCTTTATGGAGCTTATTTATCACGTAATAATGAAGTGCATATGATTGATGTAAACAATAAAGTAGTAGAGTCGATTAACCAAAAAGGTTTAATCATATTAGAAAAAGAACAAAATAAAGATGTTGTATTTCCAATTTCAGGAGTTATTAATTCCGATAATTTAGGGATAATGGATCTTATAATTGTTTTTGTAAAAAATATATATACTATTTCTGCCATGGAAAAAAACCAAAGTCTTATAGGAGAAAACACACTAGTTTTGACGCTACAAAATGGTGCAGGAAATGATAGAGATTTAGAACAATTTGTTAAAAAAGAAAATATTCTAATAGGAACAACGGAACATAACTGTGCAAACTTAGAACCAGGTCGTATTTCACATAATTCAAGTGGAATAACTAATATTGGAATGGTATGTCATAATATTGAGATATTACAGCAAATAGCAGATAATTTTAAAAGTTGTGGTATCCCTACAGAAATTTATGAAAACATTCAAGAAGTAATTTGGAACAAGTTATTTATTAATATGTCCCTTAATTCTGTTACAGCGATTTTACAGTGCAAAGTTGGTTATTTACATGAAAATAATGATGCAAGTCAAATTGTTAAAATGATCATTTCGGAAGCTGTAGATGTTGCAAATGCAGATGGCACTTATTTCAATAAGGACGAAGTAATAGAAAAAGTAGAAAAACATATCAGAGATGATTTTTATGAGGTTGTAACTTCAATGAATCAGGATGTTTTAAATAAAAGAATTACAGAAATTGACCATATCAATGGGGCTGTAGTTAGAGTAGCTAAGGAATATGGTATTCAAACACCGTATAATGAATTTATTGTTTTTTTACTTCATGCTATTGAAGGAACTTATAAGTTTAAAGCGTGCTAAATAAAATTTTAAATATGTAGTATAATATGAATTGCACAAAATATTTAGAGGTAGACTAGTAGAAATACTATTTTACCTCTATTTTTTTGATTATTTTTATATATTTTACAGTATAAAATTAGTCAGTTTAGATTAGGCACAATCAAAAAAATAACAAGTCTATTTGCCAGAAAAGTTCCGTATTGTAGCACAGCTACTCTTTTCTAATGTGCCCATTTTCCATCATTCTGTGTCGGCAAATTGACCTAATAGGCCCGCTATGAGGGGAATTCGTCTCCTTGCCTGATGAAAAATATTCATGGCAACTTTGGACTTGTTATTTATTTTCATGTGCCTTAATTTAGGACAATACTAAGCAAATATTACTTTAATATAAATTTATAATAATACAGAAATATATGTATAGGATTTCTTAAACACATTTTAATTTGAGAAATATTTAATGAAATGCTAAAAAAATTAAAGGTTTTCTTAATAAAATGAAAAATAACTTAATTTGAATTGACGAAAAAAGGATAGTAGTATAAAAAAGTGTTTATTCATGAAAGAAATAGCAATGTTGTAATTATAAATTAACATATAATAAGAAAAGCTCAAAATTAAATTTATAAAATTGAATAACCAATAAAAATTAAATTACTTATTAAAATTAATAATATATTACGAAATGAATGCAAATAATAATAATAGAAATTTTAACTTAATTTTAAATGATGAAATAAGAAACAATATGAGGAGTAAAATAATGAATAAAAATGAAAAACAAAAGAAGTTAACTTTAATAACATTAATTCTTATGATATTTACATCAGTTTTTGGATTTGCTAATATGCCAAGATCATTTTATCTTATGGGATATGGTGCAATACCGTGGTTTATCTTAGGCGGAGTAACATTTTTTATACCATTTGCATTTATGATGGCTGAATATGGATCGGCCTTTAAAGAAGAAAAAGGCGGTATATATTCATGGATGGAAAAATCAGTAGGACCTAAGTTTGCATTTATAGGAGTTTTCATGTGGTATGCATCTTATGTAGTGTGGATGATAAATATTTGTTCAACTATTTGGATACCTTTATCAAATACAATTTTTGGAGTTGATACTACTTCTAGTTGGGGGACATTTGGATTAAGTTCTACACAGGTTCTTGGAATATTAGGAGTCATATGGGTATGCACAACTTTTCTCATATCTAAAAGAGGAATAACTAAAATAACTAAAATAACATCAGTTGGTGGAATGGCAGTTGCATTATTAAATATACTACTAATAATAGTAGCTGTTATAGTATTTATACTAAACAAAGGACAATTTAAAGAACCTATTACATCAGCTATGTCATTTATTAATTCGCCAAACCCATCATATCATAGCATTATTTCAATGTTATCATTCTTAGTTTTTGCATTATTTGCATATGGTGGTATTGAAGCTGCATCTGGTCTTGTAGATCAAACTGAAAATCCAGAAAAGACTTTTCCAAAGGGGATTTTAATAGCAGCAGCTATAATTTCAATTGGTTATTCTCTTGGGATATTCTTAATTGGAATATTTACTAATTGGGCTACCAGTCTTTCGGGTGAAAATATAAACATGGCAAATGTTGCCTATGTTGTCATGAATAATTTAGGATATACTTTGGGAAATTCAATGGGATTATCTGATTTTATATCTATTCAAATTGGAAATTGGGTTGCTAG is a window encoding:
- a CDS encoding LysR family transcriptional regulator, whose amino-acid sequence is MSLSSYEIFKTVVDQNSFQSAAEILHLTPSAISHSISSLEKELGFPLFIRNKTGIQLTGYGENLLPHIQTVLNSEEHLKQEISLLNGLEKGTIKLGTFNSVCTNWIPHIVSSFQELYPSITIELYQGNYNDVSGWIRNGLVDIGFLSTSSADHLQIMPLYKDPLVCVVPKSFRPKNKDYITIDDIRGQHFVYQREGCDADINNFFQKYKLNALSTCHVVDDQSTIAMVESGFGICIMPELVMKNQTHNVDVYRVEPREYRIIGITTLNKMFMAPAVKKMFDHIIRTYKNI
- a CDS encoding FAD-dependent oxidoreductase produces the protein MKVVIIGGGWSGVAAAISSKKAGADVTVIEKTDLLLGLGNVGGIMRNNGRYTASEELIALGGGELIEITDRVSTHTNIEFPGHKHATLYNVNMIEGEVSKYLTTLGINLMMESRVNNVKFEKGKIKGVYLSDDTYIIGDVFIETTGTTGPMGNCLRYGNGCSMCVLRCPSFGPRISISGRCGVSDIQGETNNDALGAMSGSCKLAKESLSKELRNELDSKGVVVLKVPLEDVNYDKLSTKVCQQYALKEFAENIILLDTGHAKLMTTYYPLHKLRKIKGLENAKYVDPYAGSKGNSIRYLSVAPRTNDLKVTGVDNLFCAGEKSGLFVGHTEAICTGTLAGHNAVRLALGLPLLILPSSIAIGDLITYANEKARTREGRKDRYTFAGSSYFKRMKELNLYTTDINEIREKIKKINLDNIFNQKLC
- a CDS encoding 2-dehydropantoate 2-reductase, which encodes MRIAVLGAGAMGSLYGAYLSRNNEVHMIDVNNKVVESINQKGLIILEKEQNKDVVFPISGVINSDNLGIMDLIIVFVKNIYTISAMEKNQSLIGENTLVLTLQNGAGNDRDLEQFVKKENILIGTTEHNCANLEPGRISHNSSGITNIGMVCHNIEILQQIADNFKSCGIPTEIYENIQEVIWNKLFINMSLNSVTAILQCKVGYLHENNDASQIVKMIISEAVDVANADGTYFNKDEVIEKVEKHIRDDFYEVVTSMNQDVLNKRITEIDHINGAVVRVAKEYGIQTPYNEFIVFLLHAIEGTYKFKAC
- the yjeM gene encoding glutamate/gamma-aminobutyrate family transporter YjeM — protein: MNKNEKQKKLTLITLILMIFTSVFGFANMPRSFYLMGYGAIPWFILGGVTFFIPFAFMMAEYGSAFKEEKGGIYSWMEKSVGPKFAFIGVFMWYASYVVWMINICSTIWIPLSNTIFGVDTTSSWGTFGLSSTQVLGILGVIWVCTTFLISKRGITKITKITSVGGMAVALLNILLIIVAVIVFILNKGQFKEPITSAMSFINSPNPSYHSIISMLSFLVFALFAYGGIEAASGLVDQTENPEKTFPKGILIAAAIISIGYSLGIFLIGIFTNWATSLSGENINMANVAYVVMNNLGYTLGNSMGLSDFISIQIGNWVARFVGLSMFLAITGAFFTLSYAPLKQLIEGTPAKLWPGKMASIDKNDMPINAMAVQTTIVAVMVLFISMGGKSAKVFFEMLVLMTNVAMTLPYLFLTISYISFRKKDSIEKPFLVVKNKTFAIIMGFVVTAVVGFANLFTIIEPAIHGNYTSTIAMIAGPLIFIVAAVIIYANGEKK